One part of the Proteus sp. ZN5 genome encodes these proteins:
- a CDS encoding IncQ-type mobilization protein MobB: MSAIDRVRKSRGINELAAEIEPLAQSMATLADEARQRIAEVQQASEEQAASWTSQQQQAMSAWRQAAKDMRAAAGELAKAGQTARSAARGWTWRLWAGVLIASVMPILALLIASWLWLEPQIIEQQGSIWLIFKLK, translated from the coding sequence ATGAGCGCGATAGACAGAGTGAGGAAATCCAGAGGGATCAACGAGTTAGCGGCAGAGATAGAGCCGCTGGCCCAGAGCATGGCGACACTGGCGGACGAAGCCCGGCAGCGGATCGCCGAGGTACAGCAGGCCAGCGAGGAGCAGGCCGCGAGCTGGACGAGCCAGCAACAGCAAGCCATGAGCGCATGGCGGCAGGCAGCAAAGGACATGAGGGCAGCCGCAGGGGAACTGGCCAAGGCCGGCCAGACGGCCCGGAGCGCCGCCCGTGGCTGGACATGGAGGTTGTGGGCCGGGGTCTTGATCGCTTCCGTGATGCCTATTCTGGCGCTGCTGATCGCATCATGGCTTTGGCTGGAGCCGCAAATCATCGAGCAACAGGGGAGCATATGGCTGATTTTCAAGCTCAAGTGA